The following nucleotide sequence is from Candidatus Rhabdochlamydia sp. T3358.
TATAAAGCTTACCCGCGCCTTCTGGATAGGTTTTGTTATAGAGCTCCCACCTAACCTCATGACGTCCACCATTGACAATCTTACCGTTAACAACCTCTGCCCAAGCCCATCCGCCATCTGGCATGGCTTTTTGATAGATCTCTTTAGTGGGAAAGATAGTTGGCTTTTTTCTGGAGAAAACATTTAAGATTTGATCTGGGGCTCTAGCATTTCTTATTTCATCTATTTCTTCAGAAGTGGGGCATGGGGTGTCAGGGAGTGAAGAATCCCAGTGGAACTCTCTGTGTAAGCTACGAGTGCTATAGCTGTTTTTTATCACTTCTTCCCATATTTTTGCTTTGAGGGGAAATTTGCTGGGATTTTTTTGAATGGCTTCTAATAAATCGAGTAGGTAGTCCAATTCAAAATCAAATCGAGCATGCATAATTTTAGAAAACTCTATTAAACTAGAAAAAAGAACTTTTATGGGAATCTTCACATTTTTTTGCTGAAGTTTAGGGATACTTGTCACGCGAAACACCGCTTCATTCCATTCTGCAGGATATTCATAACCATCCAATAGAATGTAGTTATATGCTACCCAATGATCTAGAGAATCAATCATAGATGTGATTAAAGGCAGCAGGTCTTCAAAAAAGAGCATAGCTATATTAAATCCATGTTCTACAGAAACCTCTTTTTCTGTGGAGAATGCAGCATAGGGAAAGACAAGTCTTCTGTGGCTATTACTAAGCACCTTTTCCCATAAACTGTTTTCTAGGGAGTATTTATTAGGGTATGTTTTTATCTTTTCTAATAAAGTAATCAGAGGGTCTAGTTCAAAATTGCACCCTGCATTGAAGAATTTGGTAAATGCAATTAAACAAGAAAAGAGATCTTCTGCTTGGATATGGGTTGGTACTTGGGTAACTTGATGAACCGCTAGGTTCCATCCTTCGGTAAGAGCATATCTACCTAACATAAGATTAAAGTTAAGTTTAGAGATTTCCTTAGAGCTCGAATGGTAAAGCTCGGGGAGTTCATCATATAAGCATCTAAAAAAGAAAAGCGCTAAGTTAAATCCTTGCTCTAGGGTAACCTCTTGAAGAGAAGAAGCTACAGATGCGTCCTGAAATACAAATCGATACATACTCCCTCCTTATTTAGGCCGTTAAAGGCTATATTAAGAAGTGGTTATTAATCAATTTTAATTTTATTTATCACGCAAAGCAGGTCTCCCTGTTTAATAGATATTGTGCAAGAATCGCTAAGGCAAATATTAGAAATACCAATGAAATGTTTATCTAATTGACCATTTGTCAGTTCCCATTGAAGTCCATGAGTAGTAATGCCTGTTACAGGACCGTAAAAAGGGATCAAAGAGATCACTTGGTTTTTTTTACAAGGGATGTGTACTTCCTTACCTGGTAGAATGTGCAGGGGATTTTTTCTAGAGTCGCACAAATAGGTAAAAAAATGAACTAAGGAAAGATCCTCTGTGCTTGGAATAGGCGTGATTTCTCTTTGATCTAAACAGACGATACACTCCCCTTTCTGTGCTTGCAGAGCCGTTTTTTTATTAAAAGGATAGTAAAGCGCTTGCTTATTTAGGTTGATGGTTTTCCCTGCTAGATTTACCTCTGCAGGACCATTTAGAGCAAAAAAGCTTAAAGTTTGGGCGGTAGAATTTTCTATTTGCACTTCTCCTAACTGAGAATTGATGGCAAATGCGATTTGGTTTTTTGATTCTATAAAAGCTACTCCAGGATTGTTTAATAACTGAAAAATATTGCCTAATGTATGATCAAGGCGCTTCCCGAGAGCGCCAAAGATACATATCGGACACCCTAGTGATTTAGCTTTTTCTATGGCGGCTTCTAGATCTGTAAAGTCCTTTTCTGTTTTGAGTGGGATGATTTTTTCTGGATAGATCTTTGCTAAAATCTTAGGGTCTACAGAGTCAAAATCACCAATTACCCAGTTTGGGGAAATCTTCATGTTCAAACACTGCTCTAGTCCCTGATCAACTGCTATAATAGAAGGAAAAGTTTGTATACGAGGATAGAGTGAACGATCTATAGGAGTTTTGCAGATAATAGCTACACTGCTTTTGCTATTAGGCGGTAGTATCATGCTGCTATAAATACTTCATCTAAGCGATTTTCTAGAAGCTTTAAAATTATATGGTTTGAATTTTTTGAATTCTTTGTGATATAAGCTGCGCATAAAATTTTAAAGGAAGTGATCTAAGATGAAAAAAATCCTCGTTTTAAGCCTATTTTATTTGCAGTGTATCTATGGGAATCAACCACTTGAAGAATACTTCTCTTATATTAAACAACTTGCTCAATCTAGTGGAAATTACCAAGAGGGTGAAATTGAGATTGTTATGGATCCTGTAGAAATTCTTAAGATTCAGGAAATACAGGAAAACCGTTTATTACAAAAAGGTTTTTCAAAAATAGAAGCTAGAGAATTTAGTCAGGTAGGTTTGGTATGCGAAGATCAATATTTAATTTGGCTACGCGATGCTGTTTATTTTCCTCAAAAGATTCCAGGAACATATGACAGGCTTATTTGGAAAAGTGAGTTAAAAGAGGGCTTATCTGGTGTCGCCATTTTACCGGTTTTGCCTTCTGGTCGTATAGCATTGATTGTGAACTATCGGCATGCTACACGCTCTTGGGAACTCGAGCTTCCTAGAGGAGGAGTGGAACTGCAAGAAACAGCTGAAGAAGCAGCTCTGCGCGAACTAAAGGAAGAAACGGGACTCATAGCATCCTCTTTGCATTTTTTAGGCCAAGTAGCTCCTGATAACGGAGTACTCTCCTCTGTCATGCCGATTTTTCTAGCAAAAATTTCTTCTCAAGAAGAATCTCAGACAGAATATGGAGAAGCGATTGCTGATGTGATTTCTTTTACAAAAGATGAATTAAAAAAAGGTCTGATGCAGGGGTTTTTAGAAGTGTCCATACAAGGAGAGGAAAAACACATTCCCCTTCGCGATCCATTTTTG
It contains:
- a CDS encoding NUDIX hydrolase, encoding MKKILVLSLFYLQCIYGNQPLEEYFSYIKQLAQSSGNYQEGEIEIVMDPVEILKIQEIQENRLLQKGFSKIEAREFSQVGLVCEDQYLIWLRDAVYFPQKIPGTYDRLIWKSELKEGLSGVAILPVLPSGRIALIVNYRHATRSWELELPRGGVELQETAEEAALRELKEETGLIASSLHFLGQVAPDNGVLSSVMPIFLAKISSQEESQTEYGEAIADVISFTKDELKKGLMQGFLEVSIQGEEKHIPLRDPFLTFALLQAELRKLL
- a CDS encoding thiamine diphosphokinase, whose protein sequence is MILPPNSKSSVAIICKTPIDRSLYPRIQTFPSIIAVDQGLEQCLNMKISPNWVIGDFDSVDPKILAKIYPEKIIPLKTEKDFTDLEAAIEKAKSLGCPICIFGALGKRLDHTLGNIFQLLNNPGVAFIESKNQIAFAINSQLGEVQIENSTAQTLSFFALNGPAEVNLAGKTINLNKQALYYPFNKKTALQAQKGECIVCLDQREITPIPSTEDLSLVHFFTYLCDSRKNPLHILPGKEVHIPCKKNQVISLIPFYGPVTGITTHGLQWELTNGQLDKHFIGISNICLSDSCTISIKQGDLLCVINKIKID